From Erigeron canadensis isolate Cc75 chromosome 8, C_canadensis_v1, whole genome shotgun sequence, one genomic window encodes:
- the LOC122610703 gene encoding uncharacterized protein LOC122610703 — translation MKNQINRFGFRFWVKTDPNRPMLSPNAEYMRKPTKEDVDRLTTKHLEVHGFPGMLGSADCMHWPWRNCPIAWQGTRGDKGHPTIMLEVVASYDLWICHSYFGPVDSNNDINVLNESDLFDQLLGDKAPVVNFTANGQQYTKGYYLADGIYPEWSTLVKSFKCPMDPKTTKFKRYQEAARKDVERAFEVLQGRFQIFTHGARPLSINKIKRMMYTCVILAFSTTWLLIITVV, via the coding sequence ATGAAAAACCAAATTAATCggtttgggtttcggttttgggtcaaaaccgacccaaaccgacCCATGCTCAGCCCTAACGCAGAGTATATGAGAAAACCGACCAAAGAAGATGTTGATCGACTGACCACAAAACATTTGGAAGTGCATGGTTTTCCAGGTATGCTCGGAAGCGCTGATTGTATGCACTGGCCATGGAGAAACTGCCCCATCGCATGGCAAGGCACTCGTGGCGACAAAGGACACCCCACGATTATGCTTGAAGTggttgcttcatatgatttgtggatttgtcATTCTTACTTTGGACCTGTCGattcgaacaacgacatcaacgtacTCAATGAATCTGATTTGTTCGACCAGCTCCTTGGAGATAAAGCTCCTGTGGTCAACTTTACCGCTAATGGCCAGCAGTATACAAAGGGGTATTATCTAGCTGACGGTATTTATCCTGAATGGTCTACACTTGTGAAGTCTTTCAAGTGTCCCATGGACCCCAAGACTACAAAGTTCAAGCGTTATCAAGAAGCTGCAAGGAAAGACGTAGAGCGTGCATTCGAGGTGCTTCAAGGTCGTTTTCAAATCTTCACTCATGGAGCGCGTCCTTTGAGCATCAACAAAATTAAACGTATGATGTACACTTGTGTGATTTTGGCATTTTCCACAACATGGTTGTTGATCATAACAGTCGTGTAA
- the LOC122579683 gene encoding transcription termination factor MTERF9, chloroplastic isoform X2: MAVSSIYTSNFIVLYSNSNSSFPYLESLAYHLHNGVEKRIRRSSICRRFGAVSSSHSNPKILKSNRRTRFGQRLSPYDSDNENESIDFNAADDDDDWLSDDPCPGSDDAKLRRKSQPAINGNGDRGSMFSRMGGKKKNVNGNGKVILDRYNHAGKDKDAGKSSKNRYRRLSEEVDVDDKWFPLLDYLTTFGLKDSHFVQMYGRHMPSLQINVTAAQERLDFLMSVGVKSKDIKKILMRQPQILQYTVESNLKSHVAFLVSLGIQESRIGQIITATPSIFSYSVENSLKPTVRYLIEEVGIKESDLSKVVQLSPQILVQRIDNSWNSRYRFLAKELGAPRDNIVKMVTKHPQLLHYSIEDGLLPRINFLRSIGMHNSDILKVSTSLTQVFSLSLEGNLKPKYLYLVNELQNEVKSLTKYPTYLSLSLDQRIRPRHRFLVALKKAPEGPFPLSSFVPTDESFCQHWAGTTVDKYLAFRQRLLLKDLAKKYERS; this comes from the exons ATGGCAGTTTCTTCTATCTACACATCAAATTTCATCGTTCTATATTCCAACTCAAACTCATCTTTTCCTTATTTAGAAAGCTTAGCATATCACTTACACAATGGGGTTGAAAAAAGAATAAGGAGGAGTAGTATTTGTAGAAGGTTTGGTGCTGTATCTTCATCACATTCAAATCCCAAGATTTTGAAGTCAAATAGAAGGACTAGGTTTGGTCAAAGATTGTCTCCTTATGACAGTGATAATGAAAATGAATCTATTGATTTCaatgctgctgatgatgatgacgattggCTGTCTGAT GATCCATGTCCAGGTTCTGATGACGCTAAACTCAGACGAAAGTCACAACCTGCAATTAATGGCAATGGAGACAGAG GAAGCATGTTTTCACGAATGGGTGGAAAGAAAAAGAACGTCAACGGTAATGGAAAGGTCATATTAGACAGATACAACCACGCTGGGAAAGATAAG GATGCAGGGAAGTCTTCAAAGAACAGATATCGGCGTTTATCAGAGGAAGTAGATGTAGATGATAAATGGTTTCCGTTACTCGACTACCTCACAACTTTTGGCCTTAAAGATTCTCACTTTGTACAGATGTATGGGAGACACATGCCTTCCCTTCAAATAAATGTTACTGCAGCACAAGAAAGATTGGATTTCTTGATGAGTGTCGGTGTAAAAAGTAAAGATATAAAGAAAATACTCATGAGACAACCACAGATTTTGCAGTATACAGTGGAAAGCAATCTTAAATCCCATGTGGCATTTTTGGTCAGTTTGGGCATTCAAGAATCAAGAATTGGGCAGATAATAACTGCTACCCCATCTATATTCTCTTATAGTGTGGAAAATTCATTAAAACCAACGGTTAGATATTTGATTGAAGAAGTTGGTATTAAAGAAAGTGATTTGAGTAAAGTTGTGCAGCTGAGCCCCCAAATTTTGGTTCAACGGATTGATAATTCATGGAACTCTCGGTATAGATTTCTTGCCAAAGAACTTGGAGCACCCAGggataatattgtaaaaatgGTCACCAAACATCCCCAACTCCTTCACTACAGCATTGAAGATGGCTTATTACCGAGAATAAACTTTTTAAGGAGTATCGGCATGCACAATTCGGACATATTGAAAGTTTCGACTAGCCTCACGCAG GTCTTTTCATTATCCCTCGAGGGAAATTTGAAGCCCAAATACTTGTATCTGGTTAATGAACTTCAAAACGAGGTCAAATCTTTGACCAAGTACCCCACATATCTAAGCTTATCCCTGGATCAGAGAATTCGTCCCCGGCATAGGTTTTTGGTTGCTCTAAAGAAGGCTCCAGAGGGACCCTTTCCTTTGAGTTCATTTGTTCCAACTGATGAGAGTTTTTGCCAGCATTGGGCAGGAACTACTGTAGATAAATACTTGGCCTTTCGACAAAGGTTACTACTTAAAGATTTGGCGAAAAAATATGAAAGGTCGTGA
- the LOC122579683 gene encoding transcription termination factor MTERF9, chloroplastic isoform X1, translating to MAVSSIYTSNFIVLYSNSNSSFPYLESLAYHLHNGVEKRIRRSSICRRFGAVSSSHSNPKILKSNRRTRFGQRLSPYDSDNENESIDFNAADDDDDWLSDDPCPGSDDAKLRRKSQPAINGNGDRGSMFSRMGGKKKNVNGNGKVILDRYNHAGKDKQDAGKSSKNRYRRLSEEVDVDDKWFPLLDYLTTFGLKDSHFVQMYGRHMPSLQINVTAAQERLDFLMSVGVKSKDIKKILMRQPQILQYTVESNLKSHVAFLVSLGIQESRIGQIITATPSIFSYSVENSLKPTVRYLIEEVGIKESDLSKVVQLSPQILVQRIDNSWNSRYRFLAKELGAPRDNIVKMVTKHPQLLHYSIEDGLLPRINFLRSIGMHNSDILKVSTSLTQVFSLSLEGNLKPKYLYLVNELQNEVKSLTKYPTYLSLSLDQRIRPRHRFLVALKKAPEGPFPLSSFVPTDESFCQHWAGTTVDKYLAFRQRLLLKDLAKKYERS from the exons ATGGCAGTTTCTTCTATCTACACATCAAATTTCATCGTTCTATATTCCAACTCAAACTCATCTTTTCCTTATTTAGAAAGCTTAGCATATCACTTACACAATGGGGTTGAAAAAAGAATAAGGAGGAGTAGTATTTGTAGAAGGTTTGGTGCTGTATCTTCATCACATTCAAATCCCAAGATTTTGAAGTCAAATAGAAGGACTAGGTTTGGTCAAAGATTGTCTCCTTATGACAGTGATAATGAAAATGAATCTATTGATTTCaatgctgctgatgatgatgacgattggCTGTCTGAT GATCCATGTCCAGGTTCTGATGACGCTAAACTCAGACGAAAGTCACAACCTGCAATTAATGGCAATGGAGACAGAG GAAGCATGTTTTCACGAATGGGTGGAAAGAAAAAGAACGTCAACGGTAATGGAAAGGTCATATTAGACAGATACAACCACGCTGGGAAAGATAAG CAGGATGCAGGGAAGTCTTCAAAGAACAGATATCGGCGTTTATCAGAGGAAGTAGATGTAGATGATAAATGGTTTCCGTTACTCGACTACCTCACAACTTTTGGCCTTAAAGATTCTCACTTTGTACAGATGTATGGGAGACACATGCCTTCCCTTCAAATAAATGTTACTGCAGCACAAGAAAGATTGGATTTCTTGATGAGTGTCGGTGTAAAAAGTAAAGATATAAAGAAAATACTCATGAGACAACCACAGATTTTGCAGTATACAGTGGAAAGCAATCTTAAATCCCATGTGGCATTTTTGGTCAGTTTGGGCATTCAAGAATCAAGAATTGGGCAGATAATAACTGCTACCCCATCTATATTCTCTTATAGTGTGGAAAATTCATTAAAACCAACGGTTAGATATTTGATTGAAGAAGTTGGTATTAAAGAAAGTGATTTGAGTAAAGTTGTGCAGCTGAGCCCCCAAATTTTGGTTCAACGGATTGATAATTCATGGAACTCTCGGTATAGATTTCTTGCCAAAGAACTTGGAGCACCCAGggataatattgtaaaaatgGTCACCAAACATCCCCAACTCCTTCACTACAGCATTGAAGATGGCTTATTACCGAGAATAAACTTTTTAAGGAGTATCGGCATGCACAATTCGGACATATTGAAAGTTTCGACTAGCCTCACGCAG GTCTTTTCATTATCCCTCGAGGGAAATTTGAAGCCCAAATACTTGTATCTGGTTAATGAACTTCAAAACGAGGTCAAATCTTTGACCAAGTACCCCACATATCTAAGCTTATCCCTGGATCAGAGAATTCGTCCCCGGCATAGGTTTTTGGTTGCTCTAAAGAAGGCTCCAGAGGGACCCTTTCCTTTGAGTTCATTTGTTCCAACTGATGAGAGTTTTTGCCAGCATTGGGCAGGAACTACTGTAGATAAATACTTGGCCTTTCGACAAAGGTTACTACTTAAAGATTTGGCGAAAAAATATGAAAGGTCGTGA
- the LOC122610705 gene encoding GDSL lipase-like yields MSILVILSCLLMLITATSCISLQQQGHISINQQVALFVFGDSLFDPGNNNYINTTTGYQANFEPYGFSYFSPPSGRFSNGRLISDFIAEYAGLPLISAYFEFQLGKNNTNSFVNGANFASGGAGALMETHAGFVIDLKTQLQYFHDLRKHFRRSLGAVKTKQLLSDAVYLFSCGANDYLSPLGYNDTSNALFMYNTTRVQYVQMVIGNLTRVFKGIYKKGGIKEFAICDNVNDYLFFDSVHLTQVANHQYADMFWSGGDSNLTMPYNLKTLFQGK; encoded by the exons atgagtATACTAGTTATTCTTTCATGTTTGTTGATGCTTATTACCGCAACAAGCTGCATAAGTTTGCAGCAGCAGGGGCATATCAGCATTAATCAACAAGTAGCACTGTTTGTTTTTGGTGATTCACTTTTTGACCCCGGAAATAACAACTACATAAATACTACAACCGGCTACCAAGCAAACTTTGAGCCCTATGGCTTCTCATACTTCAGTCCCCCAAGTGGCCGATTTTCCAATGGCCGTCTTATCTCTGATTTCATCG CCGAGTATGCAGGCCTTCCTCTCATTTCAGCTTATTTCGAATTCCAACTAGGCAAGAATAATACTAATAGTTTTGTCAACGGAGCAAATTTTGCATCCGGTGGAGCTGGTGCATTAATGGAAACACATGCTGGATTT GTAATCGACCTTAAGACACAGCTGCAGTATTTTCACGATTTACGGAAACATTTTAGGCGGAGTTTAGGTGCTGTGAAAACTAAACAGCTGCTCTCCGATGCGGTTTACCTGTTTAGCTGTGGTGCAAATGACTATTTGAGTCCTTTGGGTTACAATGACACTAGTAATGCTCTATTTATGTATAATACTACTCGTGTACAGTATGTTCAAATGGTGATTGGAAATTTGACTCGTGTGTTCAAG GGGATTTATAAAAAGGGAGGAATAAAAGAGTTTGCAATTTGTGATAATGTCAACGACTATCTATTCTTCGATTCTGTTCATCTCACACAAGTAGCCAATCACCAATATGCAGACATGTTTTGGAGCGGAGGAGATTCAAATCTCACAATGCCATACAATTTGAAGACATTGTTTCAAG GAAAATGA
- the LOC122579488 gene encoding uncharacterized protein LOC122579488 has translation MNTDITASAKPEYPVIDRNPPFTKTVANFNTLDYLRLTTISGISVTVGYLSGIKPGIRGPSMVTGGLIGVMGGFMYAYQNSAGRLMGFFPNDGEVARYKK, from the exons ATGAACACCGACATAACAGCATCAGCTAAGCCTGAATACCCAGTGATAGATCGCAACCCACCTTTCACTAAAACCGTCGCTAACTTCAACACTCTTGATTACCTCCGTCTCACCACCATCTCCGGCATCTCCGTCACCGTCGGCTATCTTTCCG GTATAAAGCCAGGAATCAGAGGTCCGTCAATGGTCACCGGAGGTTTGATCGGAGTTATGGGTGGGTTTATGTATGCTTATCAGAACTCTGCCGGACGTCTTATGGGCTTTTTCCCTAATGATGGTGAAGTTGCTCGTTACAAAAAGTAA
- the LOC122580655 gene encoding scarecrow-like protein 21, giving the protein MNRNLYPTDTSYGNRLSIQTPEFGNYSSSTASFSSNGSSISQQDSHSFYRDAYHSPDYTYTSDVSMAGFTDNADDLEYRLRQLESAMLGTDQEFIETNDVSSSWASTNQFALESTDDRTMTDMISRRDFKELLIACAKAVAENDAITANWLISELRSMVSVFGEPVHRLGAYMLEGLVARLSSSGSSIYKSLKCKEPSGGELFSYMRLLYEACPYFKFGYLSANGAIAEAMKNENKIHIIDFQIAQGSQWVTLIQALASRPGGPPRLKITGVDDSTNAYARGGGVNIVGQRLASLAESCNIPFEFHGVSVSGSEIEVDHLGVQPGEPIAVNFAFMLHHMPDESVDPQNHRDRLLRLVKSLSPKVVTLVEQESNVNTAPFFNRFQETFSYYLAIFESIDATLPKDHHQRINVEQHCLARDIVNIIACEGAERVERHELLGKWKSRFTMAGFTPYPLSSLVNSTIKALLLENYSQKYRLEERDGALFLGWMNRNLVASCAWK; this is encoded by the coding sequence ATGAACCGTAATCTATATCCAACTGATACAAGCTATGGAAACCGTTTATCCATTCAGACACCTGAATTCGGTAATTACTCTTCTTCAACAGCCAGCTTTTCCTCAAATGGTAGCTCCATCTCACAACAAGATTCTCATTCCTTCTATCGAGACGCATATCACTCGCCTGACTATACTTACACCTCAGATGTAAGTATGGCCGGTTTTACAGATAATGCAGATGATCTAGAGTACAGACTGAGACAACTGGAAAGTGCTATGCTGGGAACCGATCAAGAATTTATCGAAACTAATGATGTTTCTTCTTCTTGGGCTAGTACTAATCAATTTGCTTTAGAGTCTACTGATGACAGAACAATGACAGATATGATATCTAGACGAGACTTTAAAGAATTACTTATTGCTTGTGCTAAAGCCGTTGCAGAAAACGATGCAATTACTGCCAACTGGTTAATCTCAGAGTTGCGTTCTATGGTGTCGGTATTTGGCGAGCCAGTGCATCGATTAGGAGCTTATATGTTGGAAGGGCTTGTAGCAAGATTATCTTCTTCAGGTAGTTCTATTTACAAATCCCTAAAATGCAAGGAACCAAGTGGTGGCGAACTATTTTCCTACATGCGTTTACTCTACGAAGCATGCCCTTATTTCAAGTTTGGATATTTGTCCGCCAACGGAGCAATTGCTGAAGCCATGAAGAACGAAAATAAGATCCATATAATTGACTTTCAGATAGCGCAAGGTAGTCAGTGGGTAACCCTTATCCAAGCTCTTGCTTCACGCCCCGGTGGACCTCCTAGGCTTAAAATAACGGGTGTTGATGATTCAACAAATGCGTATGCAAGGGGTGGAGGAGTCAACATTGTTGGTCAAAGGTTAGCGAGTTTAGCAGAGTCTTGTAACATCCCATTTGAGTTTCATGGTGTTTCGGTTTCTGGTTCAGAGATTGAAGTTGATCATCTTGGTGTTCAGCCTGGTGAACCCATAGCCGTTAACTTTGCATTCATGCTTCATCACATGCCAGACGAGAGTGTAGATCCTCAGAATCATAGAGATAGACTTTTAAGACTTGTCAAGAGTTTATCGCCCAAAGTTGTAACTCTAGTTGAACAAGAATCCAATGTCAATACGGCCCCTTTCTTTAACAGGTTTCAAGAAACGTTCAGTTACTACTTGGCTATCTTTGAATCAATTGATGCAACTCTACCTAAGGACCATCATCAGCGGATCAATGTCGAACAACATTGTCTTGCACGTGATATCGTCAATATTATAGCATGTGAGGGGGCTGAAAGGGTGGAGAGACATGAACTTCTTGGGAAATGGAAGTCTCGGTTTACTATGGCTGGATTCACACCATACCCATTGAGCTCCCTTGTGAACTCCACCATAAAGGCTTTGTTGCTTGAGAACTACTCTCAAAAGTATAGACTTGAAGAACGAGATGGAGCTCTGTTTCTAGGATGGATGAATCGTAACTTGGTTGCTTCTTGTGCATGGAAATGA